The sequence below is a genomic window from Takifugu flavidus isolate HTHZ2018 chromosome 11, ASM371156v2, whole genome shotgun sequence.
GTGAAGGCGACACGGTGGCTTTTTCCACGCGGGGCTGCTTGAAGAGGCTGTGGAAGCTGATTATGCAACCGACGAGGACTAAAAATTGTGCTGCACTCTGCCTGGACTCTCGACTCATACTTGCGGTCTCGCTCATCCACAGGGAGCCAGAGGGAGAGGCGGTTTCCTTCCATTACAAATACATGTCAGCCTCCAAGTGCGGCACAGGCTGggctggaggtgggggtgggggggggtgtcattgcCAGTGCAGCTCCCCGACTTTTTCAAGCAACTTGCATAACTAATGCTTGTAGAGTCCCCCCCATCAAAAAAAGACTTCACAAAACTGTGATTAACATAGAATGAAACTCAGAggggtgtgaggaggggggagggctgGGGTTAGATTTCAAGGCGTGGTGTTAAAGAATAGACGGGCCAACCCGGtgaatggatgtgtgtgtgtgcgtgcgcgcgcgtgtgtgtgaggggaggggaggggatggggagggaggcGGCTCCTCGCTAAAGTTTGCGCCGACCTGAGTTCGCTCCTCCCCGGCCAGCGTCGAGGTTTATATCCATGCAGACGAACGGGAGCGCACAGTGAAGCTCTCTGGCTCGGCGCTTCTGCAGGGGAGGAAATCAAAGCCACTCGACCAACTCGCCCCTCCGACTTCCGAAGCCAGCGCGGACTTTTAAAGCCACTTCTTTCCCAGCTAAAACCAGTCGTGGCACCAGCCATTCAGGGATCCTGGTCGGTCCTCCATGAAAGAGGGAACGCGACAGAACATTTGGGGAAACGACATGTCCGCAACTGTCTTGTCCGCTTTCTACGACATGGACTTGCTATACAAGGTAAAAACTTCGTAGTTGTAGTTGAACTACGGACCCGGATGAATGCTTCACCTGCAACAAGTTGTAGAAGAAAATGTCTTGAATGTGTTACTAatgctgtgttgttttgtttttcgaACCCTTCTGCAGCAAGATAAGATGAACATGAACGCGCTGCACATCAACAGCATGCTGGACAAGAAAGCGGTGGGGGCCCCAGTCACGACCCCGTGCTCCGGGGGATCCTTCGCGCCGGGATTTTTCCGTCGAAACTCCGCCAGCAACGTGGAGGCGATGAGCAACGGCAACAAATACACGATGGGCTCGTACAGCGGCCTGAAGGAGAACACGGGCAACAGCAACACGGCCCTCATGAACAAGGAGAACAAGTTCCGCGACCGCGCGTACAGCGAGAGCGGCGAGCGGGCggcgctgcagcagaaacacggCTCCCAGATCAACTCGACCCGCTACAAGACCGAGCTGTGCCGGCCCTTCGAGGAGAGCGGGTCGTGCAAGTACGGGGAGAAATGCCAGTTCGCTCACGGCTTCCACGAGTTACGGAGCTTGTCGCGCCACCCCAAGTACAAAACGGAGCCCTGTCGCACCTTCCACACCATCGGCTTCTGCCCGTACGGCCCCCGGTGTCACTTTATCCACAACGCCGACGAGCGCCGCCCCGCGCCGCCCTCGAACGCCAACGTGCAGGCGGGCGACGCCAAGTCCGCCCGGGAGCTGTGCGGTTACGGCCACATGGAGGtcctgcagccgccgccgcagccgCTCGGCTACACCCAGAGAGACAGACCAAAGCTTCACCACAGCCTCAGCTTCTCCGGCTTCTCCACCCACCACGGCCTGGAGTCGCCGCTGCTCGACAGCCCCACGTCGAGGACCCCGCCGCCGCCCGCCACCGGCTCCTGCACCTCCGCCTCCAGCTTCTACGACGACGTGCTCTCTCCCAACTCCCTGTCGTGCATCAACGGTGCCTTCTCCTTCCCCACGCAGGACCTAAAAGCCTTACTGGCCCCCCTCGCCGTGCACACCCCCAGCGGGTACGCCAACAACCACTCCCCCGGCGCCTACTACGGGAACCTGCAGAGCGGCGTGTGCCCGCCGTCCCCCCCCGCCTACAACATCAGCCATTTGCAGGCGCTGCGCTGCCTCAACGAGTCGCCGGTGTTcgagcccccccccagcccgccGGACTCTCTCTCCGACCGGGAGAGCTATGCGAGCGGGTCCCTCAGCTCTTCCGGGAGCCTCAGCGGCTCCGAGTCCCCGAGTCTGGACGCTGGAAGACGGTTGCCAATCTTCAGCAGGCTGTCGATTTCTGACGATTGATCGCGTCGGTTTTAATGCGGATATGTGGACCGGTGAAgcgggggggggtgtcattgaGTgagcccccccacacccccaacCCCCGGCCTTGTTTCAGCAGCACCCCGTTGAAGTGCCTTTGAGCAAAGACATTGAATCCCAAGCAGCTCTGGTGGGTGCTATCCCGACTCTAACCTCcctggtggtgggagggggggggcaacagacgAGAATAACACCCGCAGGGATCCGATTAAAGTGTCCTTGACCTGACATTAGTTAAGggtttgtgtggggggggggttgtatgtAATATAGCTGTATGAAAATTTAGATTTAGAACAGAAGGCATTCCAGCAGTGCCTTGCCAAGGGCTCACGGCAGCCCCATCCCTCTTTGCTCTATCAGGCGAGCCACACTTTGTCCCGGGAGTCGACGTGTGGGCGACAGGACTTTAGTAGAAGAGACTCTTTAGTGGTTTCCAGATTTCCTCCCATCCTGCCAAGAATATGCCTTGACTCAAAgtaatattttttttccttatcaaagtgctttttttttctctcttctcttttttcaaaagttttttttcttcttctctgaaagCTTCAACCTCCATTCCAGATTCTCACAGCGCCACCCAGTGGTTCATTTGGTTAGTCCAGCTTGTTCTTTGGTTAAAAAGCACTCTTGTGTTGGGTTTGTTTGGGGAAATCACTGCTGATGgttaaatctatttttttagctgtttttgaGTGATTTGCATAGCTGTTCATAACTGGCTATGGACTATTTAACTTATTTATTATCTTGTGAAAAAGTATAGGCTACATTGGTAAATTGTGTCCATACTGTATTTATCAAGTATGATGAAGCAATAGATCTATATTCTTTTATGTTTAAATTATGATCGCCATTATTAATCTGCATAAAGTGGAGTGTATGTTCTTTTCacagtaatatatatatattttctctttttgtaaCTTCACTTagttatttttattgtaaatgagTAAAAATCTTAATTTAAAAGAACGTATGtgatatttatttcattaattttgtttccttgtttacgtttattaaaaaaaacgttTGCGTGATTGCTGTTTGCTTCTGAGGTTGTCAGTCCTTGTAgacggttttttttttttttttttttttaattaggatCCCTGTTTAGATATACCTGTAGAATGTATAGAAATGTGGCTGTACAGACCGTCCAAACCGTACTTTTTGTGGCTGATCTAGATTTTCAAACTTTcagcaacaagaaaaaaaacccaagtcAGCAGTAAATTAACcaaaaagtatttttattttatttttttcctgtttgcacgAGGTCACACTGTGATTCCAGCCACGTGCTAAAGAATGTAGCAATCCCTCGTACCCCAGTATTATTGTGTAGTGCCTATGGGGTTCTCCATCTTGACATGCCTTAAAAATTAACcaaataaagtatttttcctACATTTTTATACAGGTTGAACTGAATGTAGTGTTGgattctgatttatttttttttccttttgttcgAGGTTGTTACCACTCAGACACTCTGGTAGAAACAACAACCGTAACCTTTCTAAATCCCCATTCCTATTTTGTTTTAAGCtttcgcctttttttttttttttgttttgtttttaatattgaAATTTAGTCTTGAGTTTGCTGGACAGGGAGGTGGATGAACATGTTTAGTTTGTACATAGTAGGTACAGGGGGATGCGCACTATGTACTTTTGACTACTTTTTCAGAAGTAAAGCTTTTTGAATGTAACGTAAAAATGGACGAAAAGACAACAAGAGTTGTGATATTTGGGGAGTCGGTTCACTACAAATCAAGTGTGGGAATGTTAAGTTTGTACTGTACATTTTTTGTAGTTCTCCCAATAAAATCAtttagaaaattaaaaaaacaaacaaagaagcTCGTGATTTGAGTGTAACTTTCGACATCTGTCGGTCATTTTCAGCACGCATCAAATGACCACAATCCTGAAAGATTTATGCTGCCAACATCTTCCAAGCACATCAAAGTGGTTCCCAACTACAACACTGGTATCGATGTATCGTTCTGTTCAGTCTGTCGCTGAGTTCTCCCTTAAACGCAGCCCAGATATTCCAGAATAAACCATCAAACTCTTACATAATCCTCAAACTGTGTGATGAGCCTCCATCTGAAGAATGAGGCCTGGAATCTTGGGATGGAAAACTGGACGAGCCCAGATTCCATGcgctggtgccccccccccacccctccttaAGAAAACTGTCTGTGGACTATTAGTGGAGCTACTTTACAAACGCAGTCGCCTGGTTTCGTCCGCAGGTCCGACTCCTCCAGGGAGTCACAGGATGAAACTGGAGGGTCATAAGACAACATAAACAGCTTCTCTACACATGTGTTCTCATTAtactgtttttttggggggggtttctTCTTCATTTCGGCTAGACGAGGGACGAGAGTTCAGCTTTAACAACAATTATAGGGTGAAATGACCCCGtttgtgttgctgatgtctGTCCAACTCTGATGCTTCCGCTGCTACGACCGACAATGTTGAAGAACCCGAATGCATCACGCCTTCCTTCTATTATACAcgttttacacacacacctgggaaaCGAGGCATCTGTTGGATTATAAAGGTATTTTCAGTGGAGGCAATTAaaagttctttgtgtttgtACTTGAATTAATGGTGTTCAGACAAACCAGCGGTGATTGTGTCAGAAGAGTAACGGAGCACGAGGCGTCCACCCATCACTGATTAACTGTGCAGCTGTAAATGTGTTTCTACTTCGAATCACAGAAAATTCACTGTGTGGCCGAACGCGCTGCCCCCGATCGGCCTGGCGTATTCAGTCTAGACCGAACAGCCCTGGCCTACATTTCAGAGCAAAGCCGCCTCTGGTGTGGTGCCTTCTTGAAAAAGAATTCTTTTTCCTTGTAGTTATCAGTGGTACCAAAAGCATTAAGAAAATGGGCCCAGGAGTCATGCGGTGCCTGGAGTTCACACCAAGATAAGGGAGGCTGATAAGAGCTCAGGAAAATATTTACTGTGTCCTCAGGATTTCATAATGAAGTGTTTATCAGAGCAAAGCCAAAGGGCTGCAAAATGTGCCGGATCCTGCCaagtagatgtgtgtgtgtgtgtgtgtaaaagaggGGGAGACAGCATGTAGCGAATCATGCTGATACACAGATCCACATTATAGCTGATTGAGTATAACCACTCACACTCCAATGTTCAATataaggttgtgtgtgtgtgtgtgtgtgtgtgtgtgtgtgttctggttaATGCATTTCAAGCCTCTACAATGAAAGGAAACACTCTCTGACTTGTGATTAGGGCAGGAAGAGTCCCACTTCCTGGCCCACCACCCATTTCCACCTCTTCTTCGTcctgctgtttttcctcctcctctgagcaggCGGCTTCTAGGAGTTGCTATTTGTGTTCCCCGGCTGCGCTGGGAAGCACCGTTCGTCCTGGTATTGTTTTGGCATGCAAAGCCCAAACCAGGGGTCAAATAGTAAGGGCCCATGTGTGGACAGGCTCCTTTGGGCTACGCGAGGCTGGTGGCAGTTTGCCAAATAAGAAACGGTAACGTCCAGACTCGAGTTAAAGTCTGCTGAGATCTTAACACACAGTTTCCTACAGCTTTTAGGGTTTGCGCAGTTATTATGTAGACGATTACGTCCATTCATGCCTGGCTCTCCTCCAAGAATGGTTGAGTCTCGTGGTGAAGGGCAACAGCATGGGATCATGGGAACTAGGGCCTCCTTTGTAAGTGTCccagtgtgtgtgaatgtgtgtgtgaaagctggATCTCTTTCACTTCCTCTAATGCTCAGTGAGACCCTCTGGGGCAGCTCTTGTCCAGGAGACTCACTGTTACTCCAGAAGGCAACACGCGGTATTACGAGGGAAAAAAGAGTCGATTTTAGCTCCTGAGGATTGCTTTCTTCTGCCACCCATCAGGTTCCATAAAGTACCATAAGTTTCCAtaagtttgttgttgttgtttatgtcAAGAACATGTGGTTTAATGAGCTGCCCAACACATCCCATCCTCCTCAGGAGAAGTTTGAGGTGGTTCAGCCACTAGTTGGGATGCCTGtagacgagggggggggggggataatctCATATCTGTAGATGGGGACAGGATGGGCGGGgctttatatttttaatgtaGCATCCTGACAACTGCTTTCTTACTACAAACAGAAGTACAACCATCTGACTCCAGAAGTCCACCTGCTTATGTGTTTATTGTCCATTTTTCTGTATTTCATAATCATTTTCACTAGTCGAATAAATACTTCTAATCATTAGATCGTTTTGATTCCCTTCAGAACGATTTCTGACGGGAAGTCACGGCTCACGTTAGCCTTTTCCGCCGCCGAACAGCCAGCATCAGTTTTTGAGAGGCTGTTCTGGCTGGGGCGACCTCCTGCGCTGCCACCAGGGAAGCCGCTCCGCTGAATGTCCGGCTGTTTGGCCCAGTTTGAAGCCTGCTGACGGgcaggagaggtgggagggCTTGGCTGAGGTCTGACACATTTGGCCTTCCCTGGTCCACCGTGTTTTTCTCTCCGCAACGCCTGCCgagctgtaaatatttacagtgCATCTTCTCAGAGGCAGGAGTGTTTACCgcctcggtgtgtgtgtgtgtgtgtgtgtgtgtgtgtgtgtgtgtgaaagagagacgCGATGCTTCTTTTGGTCGTGGCAGGGCTGAACCCTCCCTTCGCTGGCTCGGATGGGCCACTTCCTTTTGGTTTGGGTACAGTCGACCAGCACTGGCCCTTGTTCAGCTCTGAGGAATGTTCACACCTCGCTCCACATTCTCTAACCGTGGCCAAAGAAAAAGATAAGATTGCCCCAAAAGCCATGGCGCTCATAAAACATGTTGTCTTTACCCTCTGCCCAGTGTAAATACCATGAGGGACTGTTCAACGACTGATATCGTGCTGTTCAGAAACCGGGAATGGTTGATCCAATCCAATTCCTCTATATCAGAGGCCATAATAATCTTGTTTGCTCTGTCTTTGGAGTCCAGGACAGACTCACAGAACCCGATAAGACAGAGATAAGACAGTCAGGTAGTGAACCTCATAGGTCCATGTATGAGTAATCATTACAAGAATTGGGGTTATTAAGAAGAGACATTCACGGACGACGCTCCTCCTGCCAACTGGGATGGACGTGAACTGGGGATTTTGACAGATTTCGTTAAGGCGTTGCCGTAAAAGTGCAACAAAGCTTCGTAGTTTTCGAGCAACAAGGAAGAGAAAGGTGGTCTGGAAGCCTCGTCAGTAAATATCCCGTCGGCTTCCAACTGTGGAAAAACGTTGACAAATGTCCGCATACCTGAGAACAACCAGCACTAGCTCTAAAATATGCACGGCCCCCGTGCGCGCACTGCTCTCGCAGGGCTTTTATATACAGTCGGTCCGTGTGCAGGGCCGAGCCGGAGGTGTGAAAGTCTCGGGGCCAGATATTTGAGGGCCGCGGCTGTAAAATTTAGCGCGTCCTCTCGAGTTCAGCGGCCGGCTTTGCTTAGACGAGGCCCGGTCTCGGAGTGTGATTGGCAGCTGAGCTCGGAGGAGCGATAAGGAAGTATCTGTGAAGCCAGAGAGCAGATCCTGCTGATGAGATTGAATGCAGggagtgtttgtgttgacatAGCATGTGCTTGGCCTACTTACACATTCTGGGCAATGGCGTCAAAAGACAGAGAGCCGCACATCAGGTTCCAGCCGTGATAAATTAAGCTTCACGGTCCAACGCTGTGGTTTGAGGGAACTGAGGGAGAAATTATGGAGTGTAGCAATGAGATTGACATGAAAATGTTTAGTAAGGGTGTTTATCTTGAGAAGATCTTGGCAGCCACTTCTTTCATTTGCCTTATTACAGTTAAAAGCCTGGGTGAGTATCCCTGAGGTCAGTGTGTGCAGGTTAGCGAATCCACCCAAGGACTGAGGCTGCGTATGTCCGTGCAGCCATGCTGCATCAGTTAATTATATATAATCATGCAAAATGTTTATACTGTACAAATAGCACAACTATGCTGACTGAGTGGCTGTGTGGGATGGATGTAGCCGAGCCAGACCGCTCCGTGATTAGCCTGAATCACAGCCAGAATTAAATTATCATGCAGCTAGACAGGGAGCCTGCGAAGACATCTATAACAACATAACCTTTTTGGCAGGAAGGGGAATCATTGTGCTCTTGTCAGAGCTTTTGTTTCAGTCTTAAACGGGCACAACTGCCGTATATGTTGATGCTCTTGATTACAGAGGATAGAATAAAGTGCCTCCTGGTCACTTGTGTCATGTTGGGCTCACAAGCCCGAGACGGCGGCCAGACTTTACTGACGACGTCCCCGTTTATCCAAAAGTACCGAAGCATCTCAGAGGTGGACTTGACCTGCGTCTGGCAGGAGGACAAAGGACGTGGCTGGTGGGACCGCGTAGAAGGTTGTGACTACTCGCAGCGCTCACGTTCACCTCCATATTTCACGTCTGCAGCTTTCAAACAAAAGCCGAATGTTGATACAATCTGCTGGCCAGCCACAGGaaatgagtgtttgtgtgctcgCTAATGatgtttctccttctctttctaaTGCGATCCAGTTTTTTCCACTGAGCTCATTTGATCGCCCCGCTTCATTCCTCCACGACCACACAGCCATTCATCTCCAGGCGAGAAAAGTTTCCTCGTCACTCCAGGCAAATCTATGTCCAGTGGCTCAGCTGGAAAGGATTTACGTATGCCGTGAAGACCGTGAATTTTAATCAAGATGGTTTTCATACCCGTGCAGAGTGATACCGCCCACTGGCGTTCCTCGCTAGTTAGATTACAGCTAGCTAGTTAGACACACCGTCACAAGGAGGTGTTACGAATAGCTGGTTTCTTTCTTTAAGGTAAACGTACTAATACAGGATCGGTTTAACCATCAATGCTCTTGTTTGGTTATCACAGGCTAGCACGTTTGGTCAAGATAACGAATGTGTACAAGAAGCTTGATTTGTTAGATCCCCCCAGAAGAGTGGCAGAACCTGGCTGGGCGGCTCAGGAATGACCCGACGACGCTCGCAAAACTGTCCCAACTCGACTTCCGCTATGGAGAAAAGCAGGTTTTCTCCGGTGTCTGATGGCCGGGGCCCTTTGAAACCCGTTCAGCCTCCACATCCACTGTGTTCATGTGCGAGACAAGCAGAACCACGGTGGCCTCACATACCAGAGGTCTCAGCTGTGTTTGCACACTGACGGAGCCGATATTTGACAACCGCGGCCACGTT
It includes:
- the zfp36l2 gene encoding mRNA decay activator protein ZFP36L2, with translation MKEGTRQNIWGNDMSATVLSAFYDMDLLYKQDKMNMNALHINSMLDKKAVGAPVTTPCSGGSFAPGFFRRNSASNVEAMSNGNKYTMGSYSGLKENTGNSNTALMNKENKFRDRAYSESGERAALQQKHGSQINSTRYKTELCRPFEESGSCKYGEKCQFAHGFHELRSLSRHPKYKTEPCRTFHTIGFCPYGPRCHFIHNADERRPAPPSNANVQAGDAKSARELCGYGHMEVLQPPPQPLGYTQRDRPKLHHSLSFSGFSTHHGLESPLLDSPTSRTPPPPATGSCTSASSFYDDVLSPNSLSCINGAFSFPTQDLKALLAPLAVHTPSGYANNHSPGAYYGNLQSGVCPPSPPAYNISHLQALRCLNESPVFEPPPSPPDSLSDRESYASGSLSSSGSLSGSESPSLDAGRRLPIFSRLSISDD